GCCCAGGGACAGAGACTGGAAATAGTCTTCCCGTGTCTAACTCACTCAACAGTCCTCCCCCATCAGGAAGCAGCACACCTGAGACTCCACCCACAGATGATCCTTCTTGCTCAGAAGCATCCTGCTTCATTCAGTCCCTCTGTCTTTCTTCAGGACACATCTTCCACCTTTCCCATCCAGGGCAGAGTTCAGGCATCATTCTTCAGTGATATCAGCCAGGTAACTTTAAACTGCTTagctaatatttaaaaatgagGGCTAAGGGCAGATATCTTAGTACAGATTTATCCAGATGAAGCTGTGACTAGGGTACGTTCATAAAATGAACGGAGTCTCCCATAGGACAATTGGCTCTCTGCCATCTTCCTAACATATTTCCTTGTATCTTAGCATCAATGCTCAAGCAGCTCTCATTCCGGTAGTCTCCTTCTCTCACTCTGTAATGATATGGGCCATGTTCCTCCTGAGCAAACAGAAGGACTGCTATAGAATCCTCTGACATTTACTTGCATTCTTGTGGGGGAGGGGGTTGGCTTCACCTTATCTTCCCATTTCTGGTTCTTAACATACCTTCATATTATCTCTGTTGTCTAGCTCTGATCTATGAAAAAGGTGGTGGAGACTCAGACAGACACATCTGGCTGCTCCCCTAGTCTATATATTTGTCCGTAAAAAATTGCAAAATTTATAAATGATCATATCCACAGATTGTGCAAAAACAGTACTTACTGAATGAAAGACCATGACCGTTTCCTCTTTCCAGAATGCTCTGCTATATCagcgttgtttttttttaagtaacaaaatATGCATAATGAAGACACcccatttattttcttctcctaCTTTCCCAAGATCGTGCTTGCCTCTGGTGATGTagctgctgctggtccaggaacCATACATTTGATTTTCTTATATTTCTTCTGTCATGTCATCAACAATATGGAACCAGAAATCAAACAGATATTTCAAAATTCTTTCTCCTGGTACTGACAGAAGATCCGGAACTGCAAGCCCCCCTATTTAGTCTGTTTCTGTCCATATATCTGGTCACTGTCCTAGGAAACTTGCTCATtgtcttggctgtcatctttgactgccacctccacacccccatgtatttctttcttgccaatctgtccctcactgacatctgtttcagTACCACCACAATTCCAAAGATGCTAGTGAACCTCCAAGCACAGAATCACAGCATCACATATGCAGGCTGCCTCACCCAGGTGTGCTTTGTCCTAGTTTTTGCTGCTTTGGAAAATTTTCTCCTTGgagtaatggcctatgaccgctttgTAGCCATTTGTCACCCACTAAAGTACACTGTCATCATGAACCCCCACATCTGTGGCCTGCTGATTCTACTCTCCTTGTTCATTAGCATCACGAACGCCCTGCTCCACAGTCTGATGTCATTGCGACTGTCCTTCTGCACAAAGCTAGTAATTCCTTACTTCTTCAGTGAAGTTCTTCAGGTCATCAAGGTTGCCTGTTCTGATGCCCTCATCAATAACATCTTCTCATACTTCGCAGCTACAATACTGGGTGGTGTTCCtctctctggaatcattttctcttATGCTCAAATTGTCTCCTCCATTTTGAGAATGCCATCAGCAGTTGGAAAGTATAAAGCTTTTTCCACTTGTGGGTCTCATCTCTCAGGAATTTCTTTGTTCTGTGGGACAGGTTTTGGTTCATATATCAGTGCTGCATTTACCCCTTCTAGGAGGACTGCAGTAGCTTCAGTGATGTGCACAGTGGTCACTCCCATAATGAACCCCTTtatctacagcctgagaaacagGGAAGTGAAGGGGGCTTTGAGAAAAATTATGAGGAGCATACCTGCTTTTCAGTGATTACATTACCTACATTTGGCTTGGCTTTCTAGACTGCATCAAAGTGAAAGAATAATTGTGAGACAGGAAGCCTGACTCTTCCACCAACACTTTCTTCTAAAATAATGACATAACCTAGTGGCTAAGTGCAACTCAATGTAGGtttgaaatttgaattttctctttgtgTAGCTCTGTGCTAtttgacaaattatttttattctctaaGCTGAATCTCTTTGGTCAGGTTTTATAGAAGCGGAGCCTAAGGCAGGGTTGATTTATTTTGGTAGCACATTCTCAAAATGAAGAAAGCAGGATGTAGATAAACCTGTGGGAATAGAGACTAGCTTCAGCCTGATGCCATGGGTAGAGTTCTGTGACTGAAAACTAGGCTTAATCTCACTGCAAGGCAAGACAGCTGACCTTTCATGCCCAAATTTAGTTATTACCATGACATGTCACTGGTAAACCATGAGTGTCCAGGGTAACATTAGCATTCATcatatttttgtggttgttgctattgttggcaTTGTTGTTAGCTGAAATCAAGTTGGCCTTCATGATCCATAGGGTCTcattttggaagtaaattttggaagtaaattgccagggctTTGTTTCTAGTGCATCTTAGTGTGAAACACCCACTGGAACCTCTTCGGCATTATAACAACACTGGatgctccactgacagacaggttgtTGCTACACATAAGGTTcgttggccagaaatcaaacttgggtctcccacatggaaggtgaaccATAATTTCCCCCTACATTATCCATAAAATTGTCATATTTGGATTATCACAGTGGCTTCAGATGATTGTGTGATAACTGAATCCTACTAGCGAGGAAGTCTTTGTTTCTAATAAGAAAATGTAAGCGCTGACTCTAAAATGCTTAAACCACAGAGTTACTCTTAATTACAAGAACTTCAGAGATAGagaatgccaaaaaaaaagatagaaagaaagaCTTTATTCAGTCCTCCGCGAGGTAGCTTCATTCTTGGAATGGTTACCCTCAGGAATGGCAGCAATGGACTCAGGCATCCTGTGCAGATGTGATGCTCAAGTACACAAGGCTGAAAATTTGTCCCTAAACCTGTTGTTaaatgtttttgttagatgccgtcaagttgattctgattcaaatcaaccctatgtacaacagaaacactggctggtcctgtgccatcctcacaatcatttttatgcttgaacccattgttgcagccactgtgtcaaaccatgttgtagagggtcttcctctctttttctgaccccctctctactttaccaagcatgatgtccttctcaaggaactggtccctcataataacgtgtccaaagtatatcagacaaagtctccccatccctgcttctaaggagcattctgtttgtatttcttcagAGACAGATTTATTGGCTCTTCTGgtaacccatggtatattcaatattcttccccagcaccataatttaaaggtatcaattcttccttagtcttccttattcattgtccagctttcacatgcataagaatcGATAGAAAATGTTGTGGCATGGGTCACATGCAtgcctcaaagtgatatctttgctttttaacactttaaagaggtcttttgcaaaagatttgcTCAATGAAATACCTCATTAGATTTCctaattgctgcttccatgggcactgattgtggatccaactaaaatgaaatgcttggcaacttccttccttcctttccgtatttatcatggtgtttattggtctagttgtggggatttcagttttctttaatgatgaggtgcaatccatactgaaggctgcagtatttgatcttcatcagtaagtgcttcaagttcttttcactttcagcaagcggtTTGTGGCACCTGTATTGTtcatgagttttcttccaatcctgatgctagtccttcttgatacagtccagatttttggattatttgctcagaatacagattgaataagtaaggtgaaagggtacaaccttggcaagcacatttcctgattttaaatcacacagtatgccATTTTTCTGTAATGACTGCCCCTCagtttatgtacagattccatccacatgagcacaattaagtgttttggaattcccattgtttgcaatgttatccatagtttgttatgatccatacagttgaatgcctttgcatagtcaacaaaacacaggtaaacatcttccttttATTGTctaccttcagccaagatccatgatATCCTGCATtgcatgacctcttctgaatgaGGCTTGGATTACTggtagttccctgtggatgtactgctgcaaccgcttttgaattatccacagcaaaatattactatcatgtggtattaatgatactgtttgataatttctacactcTTTGGATcatctctctttggaatgggtgcaaatatggatttcttccagatggttggccaggtagctgtcttccaaatttcttggcatagacatgtgagcaccttcactgctgcatccatttgttgaaaaatcttaattggtattctgtcaactcctagaACTTcatttttagccaatgccttcagtgcagcttggacgtctttcttcaagaccatcagttcttgagcatatggtacctcctgaaatggttgaatgtcaagcaattctttttggtacagtgactctgtgtattccttctatctccttttgacacttcctggatgcttcaatattttcaccacagaatctttcaaaattgaacttttcctcagttctttcagcttgagaaatgcctacagtggtcttctttttggttttctaactccagatctttacaGGTTTCATTACGAtagtttgctttgttttcttaagccaccctttgaaatcttctgttcagctttttcttcatcatttgtcCCATTTACTTTAGCTGTTCTATCTTCAagaacaagcttcagagtctcttctgacatccattttggtctttttgttctttcctgtTATTTTAACATCATTTTGTGCTCTTTGCGGGCaatatccttgatgtctttccacaatttgtctggtcctCCATCATAAGTATTCAATGCATGaaattattcttgagatggtctctaaattcagataagacatactcaaggtcatattttgcctcccatggacttgctctaattttcttcagcttcaacattagcttacatatgagcaattgatgttctgtcccACAGATGGAcagtggacttgttctgactgatgatgttgagcttctccatcatctctttccacagatgtaacagatttgatgcctgtgtattccatctggtaaagtCTAtctgtatagtagccatttaggttgtttaaaaaggtatttgcaatgaacgagtcattggtcttccaaaagtCTATCATATGGCTGTGGTATCCTTTGTGTCACCAATCTGTATTTTTCAGCTACTgatctttctcctttgtttccaacttttgcattccaaccaccaataataatcaatgcatcttaatttgcatgtttgatcaatttcagacagcagaagttggtaaaaatcttcaaattcttaatttttgtcATTAGTGATGGtgtataaacttgaataatagttttatttaCTGATCTTAGTTGTAGttttatggatattaccctaccactgacagcattgtacttcaggatagatcttgaaatgttctttttgatgatgaacgcaacacGGTTCTTCATTTTATCATTCTGGGCATACtttaccatatgattgtcctattcaaaatggccaatgccagtccattttagctaatACCTAGTGAGCtagtgaccacagccttcagtatggattacacctcaacataaagaaaaccaaagtct
This DNA window, taken from Elephas maximus indicus isolate mEleMax1 chromosome 3, mEleMax1 primary haplotype, whole genome shotgun sequence, encodes the following:
- the LOC126070889 gene encoding olfactory receptor 7G2-like produces the protein MLVNLQAQNHSITYAGCLTQVCFVLVFAALENFLLGVMAYDRFVAICHPLKYTVIMNPHICGLLILLSLFISITNALLHSLMSLRLSFCTKLVIPYFFSEVLQVIKVACSDALINNIFSYFAATILGGVPLSGIIFSYAQIVSSILRMPSAVGKYKAFSTCGSHLSGISLFCGTGFGSYISAAFTPSRRTAVASVMCTVVTPIMNPFIYSLRNREVKGALRKIMRSIPAFQ